A single Syngnathus acus chromosome 8, fSynAcu1.2, whole genome shotgun sequence DNA region contains:
- the mapk8ip3 gene encoding C-Jun-amino-terminal kinase-interacting protein 3 isoform X7, with protein MMELQIDEVVYQDDYGSCTVMSERVSGLANSIYREFERLIRSYDEEVVKELMPLVVNVLENLDAVLLENQEHEVELELLKEDNEQLITQYEREKALRKQAEEKFIEFEDELEEDKKELQVQVEFLELQGKQLELKSKNYADQITRLEERESDMKKEYNALHQRHTEMIQTYVEHIERSKLQQTGSGQSDGSGRTHRHTWRKSKAERPPSLSLYPSGEGMVRGGLGGARMMPGKDIWQVSELGQSTLSSAYQEDGSESDSVAATPSSTGSKSNTPTSSVPSATVTPINEGFLPASEFETMRAGNRGRKNAKRLSRNMEVQVSQETRNVSIGMGSSDEWSEFQEIIDSTPELDMCVDPRVYGGNSPSQGIVNEAFGINTDSLYHEIKDAKSDIIGDVDAGAELLGEFSGMGKEVENLLTENKQLLETKNALNIVKDDLIAKVDELSSEHEVLREELEALRQSKNKMDARVKELEEELRRLRAEALGASRDSKDEGNDDFSSPIQDGDMTMTQRRRFTRVEMARVLMERNQYKERLMELQEAVRWTEMIRASRESPAIQEKKKSTIWQFFARLFSSSSSPPPVKRPYYSVNIHYKSPSPAGFPQRRSHTMCQISTSNRTLEFFPEDDSALLARREQRREQYRQVREHMRRDDGIMQACGWSVPPRFKQTGGQTDSAQDSQLKRQQTTGEKEDNRMKNVPVPVYCRPLVEKDPNRKLWCAAGVDLAGWKACSQESEALKAISSGSDPLHAEENEGGKMSNHNSPEKRKSKELQEADTMSSRVWILTSTHSASKVVIIDANQPGSLVDQFNVCNAHVLCISSVPAASESDYPAGEIVLDPGDGGAGGGEDAGSVEGMLAGITLVGCATNCSVARSNCSSRTDTPIMDKGQAPVAPPASSKILPTQSAEEATEATEVPESTSSQTELRSAPSGPFMEHVFTDPPPRSADATDRAAGQSKEETSVPPEIEDAGEEVKNYTSMAPTMWLGAQNGWLYVHSAVGNWKNCLHSIKLKDSVLSLVHVKGRVLVALADGTLAIFHRSEDGQWDLSNYHLMDLGRPHHSIRCMAVVHDKVWCGYKNKIHVIQPKSMQIEKSFDAHPRRESQVRQLAWIGDGVWVSIRLDSTLRLYHAHTHQHLQDVDIEPYVSKMLGTGKLGFSFVRITALLIGGNRLWVGTGNGVIISIPLTETVVLHRGQLLGLRANKVSPTSSGGVIHVYGDDGSEKSNGSFIPYCSMAQAQLCFHGHRDAVKFFVTVPGNVLATLNGSVLDSPTEGPGSTAPPETEAQSVQNVLVLSGGEGYIDFRIGDGEDDETEEGESDDTTQVKPALCKAERSHIIVWQVSYIPE; from the exons ATGATGGAGCTACAGATAGACGAGGTGGTCTACCAG GATGACTATGGCTCCTGCACCGTCATGTCGGAGCGAGTGTCGGGCCTGGCCAACAGCATCTACCGGGAGTTTGAGAGGCTGATCCGCAGCTACGACGAGGAGGTAGTAAAGGAGCTGATGCCGCTGGTGGTGAACGTCTTGGAGAACCTGGACGCCGTGCTGTTGGAGAACCAGGAACACGAGGTGGAGCTGGAGCTCCTGAAGGAGGACAACGAGCAGCTGATCACACAGTACGAGAGGGAGAAGGCGCTGCGCAAGCAGGCCGAGGAA AAATTCATTGAGTTTGAGGATGAGCTAGAAGAAGATAAGAAGGAACTCCAGGTGCAAGTTGAGTTTTTAGAGCTGCAGGGGAAACAACTGGAGCTGAAGTCCAAGAACTATGCTGACCAAA tcacACGGTTGGAGGAAAGAGAGTCTGACATGAAGAAAGAATACAACGCTCTGCACCAACGCCACACTGAG ATGATCCAGACGTATGTGGAGCATATCGAGCGTTCCAAATTACAGCAGACTGGAAGCGGCCAATCAGACGGCAGTGGACGAAC TCACCGTCACACATGGAGGAAAAG CAAAGCAGAGCGGCCGCCATCGTTGAGCCTGTACCCCAGCGGCGAGGGCATGGTACGTGGGGGTCTCGGGGGGGCTAGGATGATGCCCGGGAAAGACATCTGGCAGGTCAGCGAGCTCGGCCAGTCCACCCTCAGTTCGGCCTATCAG GAGGACGGATCGGAGTCTGACTCTGTGGCGGCCACCCCCAGCAGCACTGGAAGCAAGTCCAACACGCCCACCTCCTCCGTCCCTTCCGCCACTGTCACCCCCATCAACGAAGGCTTCCTTCCCGCCTCCGAGTTTGAGACGATGCGGGCCGGCAACCGGGGCAGAAAAAACGCTAAGCGGCTCAGCCGGAATATGGAAGTCCAGGTTTCCCAGGAAACCAGGAACGTGAGCATCG GTATGGGAAGCAGTGATGAATGGTCAGAGTTTCAGGAGATCATCGATTCTACTCCCGAGTTGGACATGTGTGTGGATCCTCGAGTGTATGGAGGAAACAG CCCCTCGCAGGGAATAGTCAACGAAGCCTTTGGAATCAACACGGATTCTTTGTACCACGAAATCAAAGACGCCAAGTCGGACATCATCGGAGACGTCGATGCCGGGGCAGAGCTTCTTG GCGAGTTCTCAG GGATGGGCAAGGAGGTGGAGAACCTGCTGACGGAGAACAAACAGCTTCTAGAGACCAA AAATGCTCTCAACATCGTTAAAGACGATCTTATCGCCAAAGTGGATGAGCTGTCCAGCGAGCACGAGGTGCTTCGGGAGGAACTGGAGGCCCTGCGGcagtccaaaaacaaaatggacgcCAGAGTCAAGGAGCTGGAGGAAGAACTACGGAG GTTAAGGGCAGAGGCTCTTGGAGCATCTCGGGACTCCAAGGATGAAGGAAACGATGAC TTTTCATCTCCCATACAAGATGGCGATATGACCATGACTCAGAGGCGGCGGTTTACCAGGGTAGAGATGGCGAGGGTGCTGATGGAGAGGAACCAGTACAAGGAGAGGCTGATGGAGTTGCAGGAGGCTGTGCGGTGGACAGAGATGATAAG GGCTTCCCGTGAGAGTCCTGCAATCCAAGAGAAAAAGAAGTCTACCATCTGGCAGTT CTTTGCACGTCTCTTCAGCTCATCGTCCAGTCCGCCGCCTGTCAAGCGTCCGTACTACAGCGTCAACATTCACTACAAGTCGCCCTCACCGGCGGGCTTCCCTCAACGGCGCAGCCACACCATGTGTCAGATCTCCACCTCCAACCGCACCTTGGAGTTCTTCCCAGAAGA TGACTCGGCACTGTTGGCCCGCCGAGAGCAACGGCGGGAACAGTACCGGCAGGTGCGCGAGCACATGCGCCGCGACGACGGCATCATGCAAGCCTGTGGCTGGAGCGTGCCGCCACGTTTCAAACAG ACTGGTGGTCAGACGGACAGCGCTCAGGACAGCCAGTTGAAAAGACAACAG ACCACCGGTGAGAAAGAAGACAACCGCATGAAGAACGTTCCCGTCCCCGTCTACTGTCGGCCCTTGGTTGAGAAAGACCCCAATAGAAag CTCTGGTGTGCTGCCGGAGTGGACCTGGCAGGATGGAAAGCCTGCAGCCAGGAGTCAGAAGCACTAAAAGCCATCTCCAGTGGAAGCGACCCTCTGCATGCAGAAGAGAATGAAGGAGGCAAGATGAGCAACCACAACTCTCCTGAGAAGAGGAAG tcCAAGGAGCTGCAGGAAGCAGACACCATGAGCAGCCGTGTTTGGATTCTCACCAGCACACACTCAGCCAGCAAGGTGGTGATCATCGACGCCAACCAGCCGGGCTCGCTCGTGGACCAGTTCAACGTTTGCAATGCTCACGTGCTTTGCATCTCCAGCGTGCCAG CTGCTAGTGAGAGCGACTATCCGGCTGGTGAGATTGTGTTGGATCCAGGTGATGGTGGTGCAGGGGGTGGCGAAGATGCCGGCAGCGTGGAGGGTATGTTGGCTGGTATCACGCTAGTGGGTTGCGCCACTAACTGCAGTGTTGCCCGTAGCAACTGCTCCTCACGCACTGACACTCCCATAATGGACAAAGGACAAG CCCCCGTCGCTCCCCCCGCAAGCAGCAAGATTCTCCCGACCCAGTCGGCCGAGGAGGCCACAGAGGCCACCGAAGTTCCAGAGTCAACGTCCAGTCAAACAGAACTCAGATCGGCTCCTTCCGGGCCGTTCATGGAGCACGTGTTCACCGACCCGCCGCCTCGTTCAGCGGAtgccactgacag GGCCGCCGGGCAGTCCAAAGAGGAAACGTCAGTGCCGCCAGAAATAGAAGATGCTGGTGAAGAGGTGAAGAATTACACCAGTATGGCACCCACCATGTGGCTCGGGGCTCAGAACGGCTG GCTTTATGTCCACTCCGCAGTTGGCAACTGGAAAAATTGTCTCCACTCCATCAAACTCAAAGACTCTGTGCTCAGCCTGGT GCACGTGAAGGGTCGCGTGCTGGTGGCTCTGGCTGACGGGACCCTCGCCATATTCCACAGATCAGAGG ACGGCCAATGGGATTTGTCCAACTACCACCTCATGGACCTGGGCCGACCTCATCATTCCATCCGCTGCATGGCCGTCGTGCACGACAAAGTGTGGTGCGGCTACAAGAACAAGATCCACGTCATTCAGCCCAAAAGCATGCAGATCGAG AAGTCCTTCGACGCCCACCCTCGGAGGGAGAGCCAGGTGCGCCAGCTTGCTTGGATCGGCGACGGCGTGTGGGTGTCCATCCGGCTGGATTCCACGTTGCGCCTCTACCACGCCCATACGCACCAACATCTTCAAGATGTGGACATCGAGCCCTACGTCAGCAAGATGCTCG GCACCGGCAAGCTGGGCTTCTCATTCGTACGCATCACGGCTCTCCTGATTGGTGGAAATCGCCTGTGGGTGGGGACTGGAAATGGCGTGATCATCTCCATCCCACTAACAGAGA CCGTGGTCCTTCACCGGGGACAACTCCTGGGTTTGAGGG CTAATAAAGTATCTCCGACATCTTCCGGGGGCGTGATCCACGTGTACGGTGACGACGGCTCGGAGAAAAGCAACGGAAGCTTCATCCCTTACTGCTCCATGGCGCAGGCGCAGCTCTGTTTCCACGGACACCGTGATGCTGTTAAGTTCTTCGTCACAGTCCCCG GCAATGTTCTAGCCACACTGAACGGCAGTGTGCTAGATAGCCCGACAGAAGGTCCAGGCTCCACGGCCCCCCCGGAGACGGAGGCCCAAAgtgttcaaaatgttttggtaCTCAGTGGTGGAGAGGGTTACATTGACTTCCGCATAG gGGATGGCGAGGATGATGAGACAGAGGAAGGTGAAAGCGACGACACCACACAGGTCAAACCCGCTTTGTGCAAAGCAGAGCGGAGCCACATCATCGTGTGGCAAGTGTCTTACATACCCGAGTGA
- the mapk8ip3 gene encoding C-Jun-amino-terminal kinase-interacting protein 3 isoform X15 produces MMELQIDEVVYQDDYGSCTVMSERVSGLANSIYREFERLIRSYDEEVVKELMPLVVNVLENLDAVLLENQEHEVELELLKEDNEQLITQYEREKALRKQAEEKFIEFEDELEEDKKELQVQVEFLELQGKQLELKSKNYADQITRLEERESDMKKEYNALHQRHTEMIQTYVEHIERSKLQQTGSGQSDGSGRTHRHTWRKSKAERPPSLSLYPSGEGMVRGGLGGARMMPGKDIWQVSELGQSTLSSAYQEDGSESDSVAATPSSTGSKSNTPTSSVPSATVTPINEGFLPASEFETMRAGNRGRKNAKRLSRNMEVQVSQETRNVSIGMGSSDEWSEFQEIIDSTPELDMCVDPRVYGGNSPSQGIVNEAFGINTDSLYHEIKDAKSDIIGDVDAGAELLGEFSVRDDFFGMGKEVENLLTENKQLLETKNALNIVKDDLIAKVDELSSEHEVLREELEALRQSKNKMDARVKELEEELRRLRAEALGASRDSKDEGNDDFSSPIQDGDMTMTQRRRFTRVEMARVLMERNQYKERLMELQEAVRWTEMIRASRESPAIQEKKKSTIWQFFARLFSSSSSPPPVKRPYYSVNIHYKSPSPAGFPQRRSHTMCQISTSNRTLEFFPEDDSALLARREQRREQYRQVREHMRRDDGIMQACGWSVPPRFKQTGGQTDSAQDSQLKRQQTTGEKEDNRMKNVPVPVYCRPLVEKDPNRKLWCAAGVDLAGWKACSQESEALKAISSGSDPLHAEENEGGKMSNHNSPEKRKSKELQEADTMSSRVWILTSTHSASKVVIIDANQPGSLVDQFNVCNAHVLCISSVPAASESDYPAGEIVLDPGDGGAGGGEDAGSVEGMLAGITLVGCATNCSVARSNCSSRTDTPIMDKGQAPVAPPASSKILPTQSAEEATEATEVPESTSSQTELRSAPSGPFMEHVFTDPPPRSADATDRAAGQSKEETSVPPEIEDAGEEVKNYTSMAPTMWLGAQNGWLYVHSAVGNWKNCLHSIKLKDSVLSLVHVKGRVLVALADGTLAIFHRSEDGQWDLSNYHLMDLGRPHHSIRCMAVVHDKVWCGYKNKIHVIQPKSMQIEKSFDAHPRRESQVRQLAWIGDGVWVSIRLDSTLRLYHAHTHQHLQDVDIEPYVSKMLGTGKLGFSFVRITALLIGGNRLWVGTGNGVIISIPLTETNKVSPTSSGGVIHVYGDDGSEKSNGSFIPYCSMAQAQLCFHGHRDAVKFFVTVPGNVLATLNGSVLDSPTEGPGSTAPPETEAQSVQNVLVLSGGEGYIDFRIGDGEDDETEEGESDDTTQVKPALCKAERSHIIVWQVSYIPE; encoded by the exons ATGATGGAGCTACAGATAGACGAGGTGGTCTACCAG GATGACTATGGCTCCTGCACCGTCATGTCGGAGCGAGTGTCGGGCCTGGCCAACAGCATCTACCGGGAGTTTGAGAGGCTGATCCGCAGCTACGACGAGGAGGTAGTAAAGGAGCTGATGCCGCTGGTGGTGAACGTCTTGGAGAACCTGGACGCCGTGCTGTTGGAGAACCAGGAACACGAGGTGGAGCTGGAGCTCCTGAAGGAGGACAACGAGCAGCTGATCACACAGTACGAGAGGGAGAAGGCGCTGCGCAAGCAGGCCGAGGAA AAATTCATTGAGTTTGAGGATGAGCTAGAAGAAGATAAGAAGGAACTCCAGGTGCAAGTTGAGTTTTTAGAGCTGCAGGGGAAACAACTGGAGCTGAAGTCCAAGAACTATGCTGACCAAA tcacACGGTTGGAGGAAAGAGAGTCTGACATGAAGAAAGAATACAACGCTCTGCACCAACGCCACACTGAG ATGATCCAGACGTATGTGGAGCATATCGAGCGTTCCAAATTACAGCAGACTGGAAGCGGCCAATCAGACGGCAGTGGACGAAC TCACCGTCACACATGGAGGAAAAG CAAAGCAGAGCGGCCGCCATCGTTGAGCCTGTACCCCAGCGGCGAGGGCATGGTACGTGGGGGTCTCGGGGGGGCTAGGATGATGCCCGGGAAAGACATCTGGCAGGTCAGCGAGCTCGGCCAGTCCACCCTCAGTTCGGCCTATCAG GAGGACGGATCGGAGTCTGACTCTGTGGCGGCCACCCCCAGCAGCACTGGAAGCAAGTCCAACACGCCCACCTCCTCCGTCCCTTCCGCCACTGTCACCCCCATCAACGAAGGCTTCCTTCCCGCCTCCGAGTTTGAGACGATGCGGGCCGGCAACCGGGGCAGAAAAAACGCTAAGCGGCTCAGCCGGAATATGGAAGTCCAGGTTTCCCAGGAAACCAGGAACGTGAGCATCG GTATGGGAAGCAGTGATGAATGGTCAGAGTTTCAGGAGATCATCGATTCTACTCCCGAGTTGGACATGTGTGTGGATCCTCGAGTGTATGGAGGAAACAG CCCCTCGCAGGGAATAGTCAACGAAGCCTTTGGAATCAACACGGATTCTTTGTACCACGAAATCAAAGACGCCAAGTCGGACATCATCGGAGACGTCGATGCCGGGGCAGAGCTTCTTG GCGAGTTCTCAG TCCGAGATGATTTCTTTG GGATGGGCAAGGAGGTGGAGAACCTGCTGACGGAGAACAAACAGCTTCTAGAGACCAA AAATGCTCTCAACATCGTTAAAGACGATCTTATCGCCAAAGTGGATGAGCTGTCCAGCGAGCACGAGGTGCTTCGGGAGGAACTGGAGGCCCTGCGGcagtccaaaaacaaaatggacgcCAGAGTCAAGGAGCTGGAGGAAGAACTACGGAG GTTAAGGGCAGAGGCTCTTGGAGCATCTCGGGACTCCAAGGATGAAGGAAACGATGAC TTTTCATCTCCCATACAAGATGGCGATATGACCATGACTCAGAGGCGGCGGTTTACCAGGGTAGAGATGGCGAGGGTGCTGATGGAGAGGAACCAGTACAAGGAGAGGCTGATGGAGTTGCAGGAGGCTGTGCGGTGGACAGAGATGATAAG GGCTTCCCGTGAGAGTCCTGCAATCCAAGAGAAAAAGAAGTCTACCATCTGGCAGTT CTTTGCACGTCTCTTCAGCTCATCGTCCAGTCCGCCGCCTGTCAAGCGTCCGTACTACAGCGTCAACATTCACTACAAGTCGCCCTCACCGGCGGGCTTCCCTCAACGGCGCAGCCACACCATGTGTCAGATCTCCACCTCCAACCGCACCTTGGAGTTCTTCCCAGAAGA TGACTCGGCACTGTTGGCCCGCCGAGAGCAACGGCGGGAACAGTACCGGCAGGTGCGCGAGCACATGCGCCGCGACGACGGCATCATGCAAGCCTGTGGCTGGAGCGTGCCGCCACGTTTCAAACAG ACTGGTGGTCAGACGGACAGCGCTCAGGACAGCCAGTTGAAAAGACAACAG ACCACCGGTGAGAAAGAAGACAACCGCATGAAGAACGTTCCCGTCCCCGTCTACTGTCGGCCCTTGGTTGAGAAAGACCCCAATAGAAag CTCTGGTGTGCTGCCGGAGTGGACCTGGCAGGATGGAAAGCCTGCAGCCAGGAGTCAGAAGCACTAAAAGCCATCTCCAGTGGAAGCGACCCTCTGCATGCAGAAGAGAATGAAGGAGGCAAGATGAGCAACCACAACTCTCCTGAGAAGAGGAAG tcCAAGGAGCTGCAGGAAGCAGACACCATGAGCAGCCGTGTTTGGATTCTCACCAGCACACACTCAGCCAGCAAGGTGGTGATCATCGACGCCAACCAGCCGGGCTCGCTCGTGGACCAGTTCAACGTTTGCAATGCTCACGTGCTTTGCATCTCCAGCGTGCCAG CTGCTAGTGAGAGCGACTATCCGGCTGGTGAGATTGTGTTGGATCCAGGTGATGGTGGTGCAGGGGGTGGCGAAGATGCCGGCAGCGTGGAGGGTATGTTGGCTGGTATCACGCTAGTGGGTTGCGCCACTAACTGCAGTGTTGCCCGTAGCAACTGCTCCTCACGCACTGACACTCCCATAATGGACAAAGGACAAG CCCCCGTCGCTCCCCCCGCAAGCAGCAAGATTCTCCCGACCCAGTCGGCCGAGGAGGCCACAGAGGCCACCGAAGTTCCAGAGTCAACGTCCAGTCAAACAGAACTCAGATCGGCTCCTTCCGGGCCGTTCATGGAGCACGTGTTCACCGACCCGCCGCCTCGTTCAGCGGAtgccactgacag GGCCGCCGGGCAGTCCAAAGAGGAAACGTCAGTGCCGCCAGAAATAGAAGATGCTGGTGAAGAGGTGAAGAATTACACCAGTATGGCACCCACCATGTGGCTCGGGGCTCAGAACGGCTG GCTTTATGTCCACTCCGCAGTTGGCAACTGGAAAAATTGTCTCCACTCCATCAAACTCAAAGACTCTGTGCTCAGCCTGGT GCACGTGAAGGGTCGCGTGCTGGTGGCTCTGGCTGACGGGACCCTCGCCATATTCCACAGATCAGAGG ACGGCCAATGGGATTTGTCCAACTACCACCTCATGGACCTGGGCCGACCTCATCATTCCATCCGCTGCATGGCCGTCGTGCACGACAAAGTGTGGTGCGGCTACAAGAACAAGATCCACGTCATTCAGCCCAAAAGCATGCAGATCGAG AAGTCCTTCGACGCCCACCCTCGGAGGGAGAGCCAGGTGCGCCAGCTTGCTTGGATCGGCGACGGCGTGTGGGTGTCCATCCGGCTGGATTCCACGTTGCGCCTCTACCACGCCCATACGCACCAACATCTTCAAGATGTGGACATCGAGCCCTACGTCAGCAAGATGCTCG GCACCGGCAAGCTGGGCTTCTCATTCGTACGCATCACGGCTCTCCTGATTGGTGGAAATCGCCTGTGGGTGGGGACTGGAAATGGCGTGATCATCTCCATCCCACTAACAGAGA CTAATAAAGTATCTCCGACATCTTCCGGGGGCGTGATCCACGTGTACGGTGACGACGGCTCGGAGAAAAGCAACGGAAGCTTCATCCCTTACTGCTCCATGGCGCAGGCGCAGCTCTGTTTCCACGGACACCGTGATGCTGTTAAGTTCTTCGTCACAGTCCCCG GCAATGTTCTAGCCACACTGAACGGCAGTGTGCTAGATAGCCCGACAGAAGGTCCAGGCTCCACGGCCCCCCCGGAGACGGAGGCCCAAAgtgttcaaaatgttttggtaCTCAGTGGTGGAGAGGGTTACATTGACTTCCGCATAG gGGATGGCGAGGATGATGAGACAGAGGAAGGTGAAAGCGACGACACCACACAGGTCAAACCCGCTTTGTGCAAAGCAGAGCGGAGCCACATCATCGTGTGGCAAGTGTCTTACATACCCGAGTGA